One window of the bacterium genome contains the following:
- a CDS encoding beta-lactamase family protein has protein sequence MYAQSVNDKQWRDFQFKLSSEPSPKLRNIVFIADVAEPIYLPNGSIDNQHTLDWLSSYVEKLNKENDLAAAVLVAKGDSIIFERYIGYADAARTRPIGPHARMNLGSGNKMFTALAIMQLRDAGKLRLTDTLVSYFPDYPHQEYIRSATIHHLLSHTSGSGDYWTDAYEAAWDSISSLDQMMPFVLLDTPAFAPGTQFQYSNSGFILAGKIIEQVTGQNYYDYVREHIYRPLSMSETGSFLKSRADTLLAEPLTRSKDGWVTARHGLRGSSAGGGYSTPRDILKFIRGLHQGTTLSLASLEEMTVPRNLDLEPAYPYGYGFGLALRRGRVISYGHAGQAPG, from the coding sequence TTGTACGCCCAATCGGTCAACGACAAACAGTGGCGCGACTTTCAGTTCAAACTAAGCAGCGAACCATCGCCGAAATTGCGCAATATTGTCTTTATTGCTGATGTCGCCGAGCCTATCTACCTTCCCAACGGCTCGATCGATAATCAGCATACGCTGGACTGGCTAAGCAGCTATGTTGAAAAACTGAATAAGGAAAATGATTTGGCCGCCGCAGTTCTGGTCGCCAAAGGCGACTCGATTATATTCGAGAGGTATATCGGCTATGCCGATGCGGCCAGAACGCGCCCGATTGGTCCCCACGCTCGGATGAATCTCGGTTCTGGGAACAAGATGTTCACCGCGCTGGCGATAATGCAGCTTCGTGATGCCGGCAAACTGCGGTTGACCGATACGTTGGTGTCATACTTCCCGGATTACCCCCATCAAGAGTACATTCGTTCCGCCACCATTCACCACCTATTGTCTCATACCTCGGGCTCGGGCGATTACTGGACCGACGCGTATGAAGCGGCCTGGGACAGCATCAGCAGTCTTGACCAGATGATGCCATTTGTCCTCTTGGATACTCCGGCATTCGCGCCGGGAACTCAGTTCCAGTACAGCAACTCCGGGTTCATCCTGGCGGGGAAGATAATTGAGCAGGTGACGGGCCAAAACTACTATGACTATGTCCGTGAGCATATCTACCGGCCACTCAGTATGAGTGAAACCGGCTCTTTCCTGAAAAGCAGAGCCGACACGCTGCTGGCAGAGCCGCTGACACGGAGCAAGGACGGCTGGGTGACCGCCAGGCATGGCCTGCGCGGAAGTTCGGCCGGCGGCGGTTACTCTACCCCCCGCGATATCCTCAAGTTTATAAGAGGCTTGCACCAGGGGACAACGCTCTCGCTGGCCTCGCTGGAGGAAATGACTGTTCCCCGGAATCTCGATCTGGAACCAGCGTACCCGTATGGCTATGGATTTGGACTGGCATTGCGGCGGGGGCGTGTCATATCTTATGGTCACGCCGGGCAGGCGCCAGGATAA
- a CDS encoding helix-turn-helix transcriptional regulator, whose product MNDIQVIDDPAVATVALEPLRSRLLSELAQPASAATLATRVGVARQKVTYHLNALEAHGLVRLAEERKWGGLTERLLVATAASYVVSPGALGPIAVDPDREVDRLSAGYLIALGARVIREVGDLVRRATATDKRLATLAVDTEVRFRSAADRAAFSHELTEAITHLVAKYHDAAAPGGRAHRLVVVAHPLSQKSEPKEPS is encoded by the coding sequence ATGAACGACATTCAAGTCATCGACGATCCCGCCGTGGCGACGGTAGCCCTCGAACCGCTGCGAAGCCGGCTCCTGTCCGAACTCGCGCAACCCGCCTCGGCGGCGACGTTGGCCACGCGGGTCGGCGTGGCACGCCAGAAGGTCACCTACCACCTGAATGCGCTCGAGGCGCACGGGCTGGTGCGGCTGGCCGAGGAACGCAAGTGGGGAGGGCTGACGGAACGGCTGCTCGTCGCGACGGCCGCTTCCTATGTCGTTTCACCGGGAGCCCTGGGGCCCATTGCCGTCGACCCGGACCGGGAAGTCGATCGACTGTCGGCGGGCTATCTCATCGCGCTGGGCGCGCGGGTCATTCGCGAAGTGGGCGACCTGGTACGTCGCGCGACCGCCACGGACAAGCGCCTGGCGACCCTGGCCGTGGATACCGAGGTTCGCTTCCGCTCTGCCGCGGACCGGGCCGCCTTCAGCCACGAACTCACCGAAGCCATCACGCATCTCGTTGCGAAATACCACGACGCTGCGGCCCCCGGCGGCCGCGCGCATCGCCTGGTCGTCGTGGCGCACCCCCTCTCCCAGAAATCCGAGCCCAAGGAGCCATCATGA
- a CDS encoding DinB family protein, translated as MSIGFLDRPGRPGALGAILDETARAAEDFCRVVESLSPAQFDEVRPTDDPNTVSLRALCAHTVGAAHRYADYIRKARGLPYVDIYQLDPRQLAGPADVRPRLGVAFRYTEAALDGLYGASEAEIARVTFPVRWGPTYDPEMILEHGIVHLLRHRRQIERWVRGV; from the coding sequence ATGTCCATCGGCTTCCTCGACCGCCCCGGCCGCCCCGGCGCCCTGGGCGCCATCCTCGACGAGACAGCCCGCGCGGCGGAGGACTTCTGCCGCGTGGTCGAGAGCCTGAGTCCCGCGCAGTTCGACGAGGTGCGGCCGACCGACGACCCGAACACGGTCTCGTTGCGCGCCCTGTGTGCCCACACGGTCGGTGCGGCGCACCGCTACGCCGACTACATCCGCAAGGCGCGCGGGCTGCCCTACGTCGACATCTACCAGCTCGACCCGCGGCAGCTGGCCGGCCCGGCCGACGTGCGTCCGCGGCTGGGTGTGGCCTTCCGCTACACCGAGGCGGCGCTGGACGGGCTCTACGGCGCGTCCGAGGCCGAGATCGCGCGTGTGACGTTCCCGGTCCGCTGGGGGCCGACCTATGACCCGGAGATGATCCTCGAGCACGGCATCGTCCATCTGCTGCGGCATCGCCGGCAGATCGAGCGGTGGGTGCGCGGGGTCTGA
- a CDS encoding IS3 family transposase, producing the protein MKAHQHEHRIAVMCRVLRVHRSGYYAWLKEPRSARAIEDERLRELIAASHEASNYSYGSPRVFKDLREWGESCGLHRVERIMRQNRIRGAHAYRKPRYVNGRPAIPAPNILQREFTVNEPNQDWVTDITYIRTWQGWLYLAIVLDLFSRRIVGWSMQPTMTRSLVIDALKMAVRLRRPKCRVVVHSDQGSQYGSDDWHRFCAHNKLVPSMSRRGNCWDNAVAESFFSSLKKEWVRRRIYRSLEEARADLFNYIAMFYNVRRRHSHLGNVSPEAFESASRSVAC; encoded by the coding sequence ATCAAGGCACACCAACACGAGCACCGTATAGCGGTGATGTGTCGCGTGCTGCGGGTCCATCGGAGCGGCTACTACGCCTGGCTCAAGGAGCCCCGATCGGCGCGTGCGATCGAGGACGAGCGCCTGCGCGAGCTGATAGCTGCCAGCCACGAGGCCAGCAACTACTCGTACGGGAGTCCGCGGGTGTTTAAGGACCTGCGCGAATGGGGCGAGTCCTGTGGCCTGCATCGTGTTGAGCGCATCATGCGCCAGAATCGGATCCGCGGCGCCCATGCTTACCGGAAGCCGCGCTACGTGAACGGCCGGCCGGCGATCCCGGCGCCGAACATCCTGCAGCGTGAGTTCACGGTGAACGAGCCGAACCAGGACTGGGTGACCGACATCACGTACATCCGCACGTGGCAGGGCTGGCTATATCTGGCGATCGTGCTGGACCTGTTCTCGCGAAGGATCGTGGGCTGGTCGATGCAGCCGACAATGACACGCAGTCTTGTCATCGATGCACTGAAGATGGCGGTCCGCCTGCGGCGTCCCAAGTGCCGCGTCGTGGTGCACTCGGATCAGGGGTCGCAGTACGGAAGCGACGACTGGCACCGGTTCTGCGCCCACAACAAGCTTGTTCCAAGCATGAGCCGTCGCGGCAACTGCTGGGACAACGCAGTCGCCGAATCGTTCTTCAGTTCATTGAAGAAGGAGTGGGTTCGTCGGCGGATCTACCGGTCTCTTGAAGAGGCGCGAGCGGACCTGTTCAACTACATCGCAATGTTCTACAATGTCAGGCGTCGTCACAGCCACCTTGGCAACGTCAGTCCCGAGGCGTTCGAGAGCGCCTCACGAAGCGTGGCTTGTTAG
- a CDS encoding transposase — translation MWHLRHKPEVTSGLLTIFLRAVETTIRQRSPGAPPGARFGAVAFVHRFGSYLNSHVHFHVLVTDGVFSAGDDGEAVFHPALDLEPGDFEAVQAKMRHRGLRWLHRHGHLDDDALHVLDSSEHAGGWSVDASVTIPGWNRHGLERLARYCARPPLSQDRLGRLNEQTLVYSLRRPDRRRPHRTAADPDRIAGSSGPTGDPAPAAQAPLLRRAGTERSVARGGDRVGRSGGSDASASGAGAREHGVAIGLAA, via the coding sequence TTGTGGCACCTGCGGCACAAGCCCGAGGTCACTAGCGGCCTGCTCACAATCTTCCTGCGCGCGGTCGAAACCACAATCCGCCAGCGCAGCCCCGGCGCGCCGCCGGGCGCCCGCTTCGGCGCCGTTGCGTTCGTGCACCGATTCGGCAGCTACCTCAACAGCCACGTCCATTTTCATGTGCTGGTGACCGATGGCGTCTTCAGCGCCGGCGATGACGGCGAGGCCGTGTTTCATCCGGCGCTCGACCTGGAACCGGGGGACTTCGAAGCGGTTCAAGCGAAGATGCGCCACCGCGGCCTGCGCTGGCTGCACCGCCATGGCCACCTCGATGACGACGCTCTCCATGTCCTCGACAGCAGCGAACACGCCGGCGGCTGGTCGGTCGACGCCTCGGTGACGATCCCGGGCTGGAACCGCCACGGCCTCGAGCGTCTGGCGCGCTACTGCGCCCGGCCGCCGCTCAGCCAGGATCGTCTCGGCCGCCTGAACGAACAGACCCTGGTCTACAGCCTGCGCCGCCCGGACCGCCGACGGCCGCACCGAACTGCAGCTGACCCCGATCGAATTGCTGGATCGTCTGGCCCAACTGGTGACCCCGCCCCGGCTGCACAAGCACCGCTACTGCGGCGTGCTGGCACCGAACGCAGCGTTGCGCGCGGCGGTGACCGCGTCGGCCGGTCCGGCGGGAGCGACGCTTCAGCTTCTGGAGCAGGCGCGCGCGAGCATGGGGTTGCCATCGGCCTCGCCGCCTGA
- a CDS encoding transposase — translation MSSQKYSPEFKSDAVKQVVDRGYPVKDVAERIGVPAHTLYLWVRHAKPAAPESDEVAKLKLEIQKLKADLKRAQEERDILKKAAAYFAKDHE, via the coding sequence ATGAGCAGCCAAAAGTACTCTCCCGAGTTCAAGTCGGACGCGGTCAAGCAGGTCGTGGATCGGGGGTACCCGGTCAAGGACGTTGCTGAGCGGATTGGGGTGCCTGCGCACACCCTGTACCTCTGGGTCCGCCACGCCAAGCCAGCGGCCCCGGAGTCCGACGAGGTGGCCAAACTCAAGCTCGAGATCCAGAAGCTGAAGGCGGATTTGAAGCGGGCGCAGGAAGAACGAGACATCTTAAAAAAAGCCGCCGCGTACTTTGCAAAGGACCACGAGTAA